The Brassica napus cultivar Da-Ae chromosome C1, Da-Ae, whole genome shotgun sequence DNA segment TCCTGCATGATAGCTTCTGTTTCTAGGTTAAGTTTCCATCTTGTTCTTCTTACTCATCCGAAATTGAGGTTTTTTTATAttccgtcttcttcttcttcttcttcttctgggttTTTCACTTGTCGCTAGATAAATGGGTCCTTCGTCTTCATCGTGGGTTTTGTTTGAAATGCAACAAGATTGTAACTTTGTGTTTCCTTTCCAGTTCTTGGCAATTTGCAATCTTGTTGACCCTTTACGAAAAGATCCCATCTTGACCTTGATTCTTGATCCTCTGTTGCCACTCTCTCGTGCTTCTTCGCTTGATCAGTTTCCATTTGATATCCCTTCTTACACACTTGTTCAGAATCAGTGTCTTGGGTCATCAGTCATCTCTTTCCATATACAATGTTCCCTGGCGAAGACCGTTGGTATTTTTCAAGAGAAGAAATAGACAATAACTCACCATCAAGACGAGATGGTATCGATTTGACGGAAGAAACTCGCCTGCGCAAGGCATACTGTTCATTCTTGAAAGATCTTGGTCGCAGATTCAAACTGTAAGTTTCTTTCCTGCCTCTGCTTTTCTGCTTGCTTCAATCTAGTTTAGTTTCTATAGTGAGAGTAGGGAACATTGGTACTTTGGGTTCCTTTGATGATTATTGATCTCACAACGCAGTCACCAGGCAACAGTAGCCACTGCTATGGTATTCTGTCACAGATTCTTCCTTTGTCAGTCACACGCAAAGAATGACAAATCGGTAAGTTTAGTTGGACCATGTAGAGATCAAGCTCTCttaatttttggtttgaataaAAGTGCATTTGATAATGTAGTTAGTTCTGATGCCTTTTGCCTGTTGACGCTTTCACTCCAGATAATTGCAGCAGTCTGCATGTTCCTTTCTGCCAAGGTTGAGTCTACTCCAGTGGATTTGAAAACCCTCATTATTACTTCTGAAGAGATCTTACACAAGAAGGTTATTGCAGCTGAGCAGAGACAGGTTTTTCTTTCAGATTCCTACGTACAACCCTCCTTAATTGTCCCCATTTCAACTTTTGATTACAGATCTGTTTCTTTTTCTCAGGGAGTATATGAACACTACAAAGGGCTTGTATCAAATGGAGAGAAGCTTGTTCTTTCTACACTCAACTTTGATCTCAGTGTTGATCTTCCTTTTGACATTCTTATCCAAGCTATGAAAAAATTCATCCTTGTCGAGGCTACTCAGGGGAAATTTCCTTCAGCTGCATGGAAATTTGTCCAAGATAGGTATGAAACTGAAATGGTCCTTCGAAATCTCTGAGAGGCCTTGCTTTATTTCATACATTTTGCAGTTTCTGGACGACACTCTGCCTACAGTATCAGCCTCGGCACATAGCAGCTGGTGCTTTTTTCCTCGCTGCCATGCACATAAAAATGGACGTGAAATCACATGGAGAGAGCTGGTGTCAACATTTTGATATCACGCTTCATCAACTAAATGGTATTTGATGTGCTCTGGAGTAGAGACCTTGTTGCTTCGGTGTAtttatcattctttttttttcagatatcAGGGGCCAAATGGGTGAGCTCTATCATGGGAAAAAGCGTACTCCTACATCTACTGGAAGCATAGGGGAAACGAGTAACACTGGAGACGTAGTGCAGCAGCAACCTGTTCCTACGGATAATTGTCCAAGCTCTGTAATTGAAGGAGGCTCATCGAGTGTCGCTGATGGTTCACTGCAAGATCAGTCGAGGCCCGAAGGAGTTGAAAAGGACAGCCCAGACCGTGAAGCTGGAGATAATCAAGAAGACAGTTGATGTTTGGTCGTTGACTATGGTGAAATAGTGGTTTAGATTTTTAGGTGGAAGAAGGGTTTTGTTCATGGAGATAACTAAAAGCTTTAGTGGTATATAGTATACGGTGAGTTTGGGGAAACAACTATTACAGTATTATATTTCATCCAACACTAGATGGTTTCAGTTTCAAGAGTTTTTTGTATGGGGTTTTCATTACTTCGCTTCATGCTTAACCGTTAGTTTTTACTTTGTAGTCttagagaagagaaaaaaacaaaaatagcactaaatcaagtttttgttcccaaactagcactcaaagtcaaaagtcacaaaaatagcacttaatgttttatcaaaaatcacaaatttagggtttagagttaaaggatggggtttagaatttagggtttagggtttagggtttagagttaaagggtggggtttagaatttagggtttagggtttagggtttagggtttagagtttagggtttagagtttagagtttagggtttagaatttagtgtttagggtttagagtttagggtttagggtttagagttgagaaatgaggttttggggataagatttcaaattttgaaaaataaaaaaattaaaattttcaaaagatataatgctattttggtcattttagtttttgagtgttatttttgtgatataaacttagaaatgtgctattttggagatttgcccctTAAAgaattgtaaatataaattacatttgaaaatgttctttttCGTTTCTTCAAAATTACTAatgtgttataaatcaattgatgcATGTCCATAACCAGCCCACACGcttagagagagaggcggccgcgagacttagagagagagagagagagagaggcggcaaTTTCCTTTTCCCTGTATGATTAGGATTTCCCTTTtcctttatgtttatgatttgtaatcttttattttatctatcttgtaatcccctatataaagaGAATACTTTATGATTAATAAAACACAGAAACTTACagctctaaatcctaagtttcacaacacgttatcagcacgaaactctaacaccctgagcctaaaaccTAATcgataaaaccctaaacctaaacctaaccGGCGATCGTATCTAACCATAtccccgatcgcgtctcttgttcctgCAAGACGTTCCAGCTCGTGTCCAcctgatcagctccagccccaaggcaatcctgatcctagacgacctCAGCTTCCCGTTCACATCAGAGCCGCTCGCGATCCCGACTGCAACAGCTCGCGTTCCCCGATCAGCCGCTCGCGTTCCCCGATCAGCCGCTCGCAACGTCAGCACCATTCGCGGTCCGATAGGAAgcagccagctcgcgtccgttccAGCTCGCTGTCCAGCTCGAGGTtctctcttggtggtccggtttctacaatctACTAACCTAAGGTAAttcgaattctaagaacatgaATCGAATCTGGTTgattgtaaagaatgaaaccctaaaatataatctataAGATAAAGCCATAGGACAATAGATCAAAACCCTAGAttagtaaatcgaagctctaaaagtttgatgagtaaatcgaagctctataagttcgatccccaaaccctaaaaacgagattgatccattgatcaattaaaatcagaaccttaaaggttttgaatctcaaatcaaatccctttgatcaaagatcaaattttcgaaaatcactaaaccctaattcgaaaaatattgattgattaaaacttattgattgattgaaattgaattgatcatcctgaatttgaaattgcttgttaatcaaatcgaaaccctaaaaaccctaattctgaaaatcgatttggattgtttgaaattgaacattgattggttgatttgatcacctagaactattgttaggaatgtttaaactcgaatctaattgtttggcttgtttaaactaaaaccctaatgaccTAGTTTAAGATTATTTTAAATCGAAATCTAAAACtacatattaggttaaactgttctagacttgatcatactcgtggccgtgtggccttattgCATTAATACCATAATAATCTGATCatattgattgattgcaattgcaCTTAAAACTTATTCTAGGAATGGTATTGAATCAAACCAAATAGCAGTGTGGCTTGTTCTGTTTCTTGGCCGAGaggtttcttgttttgtttgcaTCTCGTATGAAATGATAGAAACCATGTTAGGATTGTAATTACATGTTAAACTAAATGCATAAGAGTTAAACTGATTGCATACTTGGTCGTGCGGCTTGCTGattggccgtgaggcatagaTCTTGGCCGTTAggcttgattgattgattgtttaaaCTTAAAACCCTATTCGTTTAAACCctattcctaaaagatctaaaatatattaatctatgatttcagatgtcgaaaatcagtaacctggattttgctgccctaaatctctctggagataattaccttcagtgggcgcttgatgctaagatcatcctgaaatccaaggatctcggtgaatgtatcaccgagaacaataatgccaatgaaaaggatcgttacagagccatcttgatcattcgtcatcatctagctgagagtctcaaggatcaatatctaaccattgagaatccactagatctttggactgaattgaaatcgagatatgatcaccaaagaacggtgatcttaccaaaagctcggtttgattggacgaatctcaggatccaagactataagtctgtggacgagtataactctgcactgtttaagatcgtttctaaaatgaaactgtgtggtgaaagtattacggatcagaatatgcttgagaaaaccttttccactttccacacaagcaatgtatTGTTACAACAATAGTACTGTgagaaaggtttcaaaacctatgctgatcttatttcttgtctcttgctcgctgagtaGAACAATGAATTACTAATGAGAAACAGTCAGATGAGACCTCTTGGATCGGCTCCACTACCTGAAGCACACACGACAGAGGACAATAAAGAATCCCATCACGTCCAAGGAAATGACCATAATGGCCGTGGTCGAGGAAAGTGGAACGGATGTGGACGTGGCCGAAACTCCTTTGGCCGCAGGCGAGGGAATCAACATGGTAGAGACCATGGGCGTGACCGTGGCTCATCTGGAAGAGGTCGCGGCCGTGGATCTTCATTCAAACCTCAACACTCGACCAACTCAAGCAAATCAGTGTGTCATAGGTGTGGAATAGgaaatcattgggctaagacttgtaggactcccaagaATCTAGTTGAtctctatcaagagagtttgaaagggaagaatcctgaagcccatatgacttatcaagatgcTGAACATGACTTCGATCATGAaaaggacgatcttatggattatgaaacttcatattgtcttaaagactgaatattgatttcgacatttgtaatctaaaaATTCTATGTTTTGGTGTTTCTATGTTGTCATTTCTTTGAACTTGAAAACGTAATAAGaaatgaaatgattttatatatgaagtttCTAAGTAGCATCCTTT contains these protein-coding regions:
- the LOC106374788 gene encoding cyclin-T1-2 isoform X1: MFPGEDRWYFSREEIDNNSPSRRDGIDLTEETRLRKAYCSFLKDLGRRFKLHQATVATAMVFCHRFFLCQSHAKNDKSVSLVGPCRDQALLIFGLNKSAFDNVVSSDAFCLLTLSLQIIAAVCMFLSAKVESTPVDLKTLIITSEEILHKKVIAAEQRQGVYEHYKGLVSNGEKLVLSTLNFDLSVDLPFDILIQAMKKFILVEATQGKFPSAAWKFVQDSFWTTLCLQYQPRHIAAGAFFLAAMHIKMDVKSHGESWCQHFDITLHQLNDIRGQMGELYHGKKRTPTSTGSIGETSNTGDVVQQQPVPTDNCPSSVIEGGSSSVADGSLQDQSRPEGVEKDSPDREAGDNQEDS
- the LOC106374788 gene encoding cyclin-T1-2 isoform X2, with the protein product MFPGEDRWYFSREEIDNNSPSRRDGIDLTEETRLRKAYCSFLKDLGRRFKLHQATVATAMVFCHRFFLCQSHAKNDKSIIAAVCMFLSAKVESTPVDLKTLIITSEEILHKKVIAAEQRQGVYEHYKGLVSNGEKLVLSTLNFDLSVDLPFDILIQAMKKFILVEATQGKFPSAAWKFVQDSFWTTLCLQYQPRHIAAGAFFLAAMHIKMDVKSHGESWCQHFDITLHQLNDIRGQMGELYHGKKRTPTSTGSIGETSNTGDVVQQQPVPTDNCPSSVIEGGSSSVADGSLQDQSRPEGVEKDSPDREAGDNQEDS